The following proteins come from a genomic window of Leucoraja erinacea ecotype New England chromosome 1, Leri_hhj_1, whole genome shotgun sequence:
- the LOC129695553 gene encoding tigger transposable element-derived protein 7 produces the protein MASRENGGVKRKRVSLSVNQKLELIKKLEAGATVAHVCEEYGVKKQTVSDIRKAKDKLTAFSLKFGVPSTSKTSSVGGRKHMRVAQDKDLEEAVYTWIMQERSCGVNVRGSEIQNAAAKLAKHMGVEKFQATAGWLWRFRNRHGMVKTVIHSEAASAPTEVVETFRTGLNDVIKKEGFLHSQVYNAVETCLFWRSLPRNTRAFKSETALHGHKLNKERFSVLCCANADGMHRLQLAVVGRSARPRDLEDIMRQLPVHYYNSKKAWFNLHIFSNWFFTHFIPAVRKYQEDVLKLPADEVKALLILDNTPAHPNVYKAVSNDGKIRCMYLPPDTLLIQPMDQGVVVACKRLYQWWYLHEVLGVIKEEEDFVDDTRGIPRLTNIKNYNLKSAIFNLAASWKAMKITTLANAWKKLLYNVDAEYDFEGLEVRDFHCILQRAGETEVTEDDVSTWLEDTEGDPGYKVLPEDEIVNEVLIGDNRDNSDDDDKKTVDNKPKLSTVRDSIDTIISYIDLSSQPDVQPYYEHFKAFREIIVKKQHQQGKQMKRDNETVA, from the coding sequence aTGGCTTCCAGAGAGAACGGTGGCGTAAAAAGAAAGCGTGTTAGCCTAAGTGTTAACCAGAAACTAGAACTAATAAAGAAGTTAGAGGCTGGTGCTACGGTAGCGCATGTATGTGAAGAATATGGTGTGAAAAAACAAACTGTGTCAGACATACGAAAAGCAAAGGACAAGCTTACTGCATTTTCACTAAAGTTCGGAGTACCTTCCACATCTAAAACTTCCTCTGTTGGTGGAAGGAAGCACATGAGAGTTGCACAAGATAAAGATCTTGAGGAAGCAGTCTACACGTGGATCATGCAAGAACGTTCCTGTGGTGTAAACGTCCGAGGTTCGGAAATCCAAAATGCAGCAGCCAAACTAGCCAAGCATATGGGAGTGGAGAAGTTTCAAGCTACTGCTGGGTGGCTATGGCGATTTAGAAATCGCCATGGCATGGTTAAAACGGTTATTCATAGTGAAGCTGCCAGTGCACCAACAGAAGTAGTGGAAACTTTCAGGACGGGGCTGAATGATGTAATCAAGAAGGAAGGTTTTCTACATTCCCAAGTGTATAATGCAGTTGAAACGTGTCTGTTTTGGCGGTCACTCCCTCGCAATACCCGAGCATTTAAAAGTGAAACTGCCCTACATGGCCACAAATTGAACAAAGAAAGATTCTCAGTGTTGTGTTGTGCAAATGCAGATGGTATGCATCGTCTACAATTAGCTGTTGTGGGGAGATCAGCACGCCCACGGGACTTAGAAGACATAATGCGCCAGCTGCCAGTGCATTATTACAACTCCAAGAAAGCTTGGTTTAATTTGCACATTTTTAGTAATTGGTTTTtcactcatttcattcctgctgtGCGTAAGTATCAGGAAGATGTCCTCAAACTTCCTGCAGATGAAGTTAAGgcgctactgattttggataacacGCCTGCTCACCCTAATGTTTACAAGGCTGTCAGTAATGATGGGAAAATTAGGTGCATGTACCTGCCACCTGATACATTGCTGATCCAGCCAATGGATCAGGGTGTAGTTGTGGCTTGCAAAAGACTATACCAGTGGTGGTATTTACATGAAGTTCTCGGGGTCATAAAAGAGGAGGAAGATTTTGTTGATGATACCCGAGGGATACCAAGACTCACTAACATCAAGAATTACAATCTGAAATCAGCAATATTCAACTTAGCAGCATCGTGGAAGGCTATGAAAATTACAACACTAGCTAATGCATGGAAAAAGCTTCTGTATAATGTGGATGCAGAATATGACTTTGAAGGGTTAGAAGTCAGGGATTTTCATTGTATCCTTCAAAGGGCAGGAGAGACTGAAGTTACAGAAGATGATGTTAGCACCTGGCTAGAAGACACAGAGGGTGATCCTGGGTACAAAGTTTTGCCAGAAGATGAAATAGTGAATGAAGTTCTCATTGGCGATAACAGAGATAAcagtgatgatgatgataaaaAAACAGTGGATAATAAACCAAAACTCTCTACTGTACGAGATTCAATTGATACGATTATCTCCTACATTGATTTGTCATCACAACCTGATGTGCAGCCTTATTATGAACATTTTAAAGCATTCAGAGAGATTATTGTAAAGAAGCAGCATCAGCAGGGTAAACAAATGAAACGTGACAATGAAACTGTTGCTTAA